In the Oscillospiraceae bacterium genome, TTATCGCGTTATTCACGATGACGAGGATTTATATCAGGCAACTAATGCCAACCATCGTTCCAAGATTTTGCAGTCAGCAATGCAACAGAGCCTTTTTCCGCAAGTCGTGCGCAATCATCGGCACACGTTGGTAAAAGGGCGGGATTTATAGGGGCTGCCTTTTGCCATTTATCGTAAAACCGTTCAAATTCTGCTCTCTTATATGCGCGCCCCTCATCCGTCATATGGTTCAGTTCAAGCGCTGCTTGGTAGCTCCCCAACCAATCCCGTGCAACGGCAGGCAAGCACGAAAACATTTTGCTGTAGTCAAGCGGCGGTTCCCCGTAATAACGAACCCGCGAAATCATCCTTTGGATGCAAAGCCAAGCGTCAGCGGAAGGAATTTCATACTGTGTTTGGATAGCTCGCAGTTGGTCGCACAAGTCTGCCAGCGTGACCGGAAAACGGCAGACAGTGAACGCTTTCTGCATAGCTGCCTGCCCTGCATATGCAGGAACGTCTGCCAGCTCTGCCGACCAGATGGCAATTTGTGTTGCAGCATTTTCATCCGTCAGCGGCTTTGCCGAATTGCTGTACATGGCAACATTCCAGCGCATTAAGGTGGTGACTTCATCGATGGTCATATTTTCCCTCCCAGTAAATCAAGGTTTCCGGCTTTCAGTTGGACGGCAACGCGGGACAATGTATCAGAGGCGGGTTCCTGTGCTGTCCGCTGCGTTTGTGGATGGTTATACTGTCCGGCACGGCGTATCCAATTACGGGCGGCAGCCTGCCAGTCCTTCATACAGGCTCTTCCGCCCACCTTCCAGCCGTTGGCTGTGAAGTAGTCGATAAAGGATTTTGCCTCTGTCGCTGACGAACCTTGTTCGTCAAAGTAATTAATAGCCTCGTCCTCAGACGGTGGTGTGAAACGCTGGCGGGGCGGCTTGTCCGCAATCTCTTTTCTAGGTTCTGTTCCGTTGGGTTCTGTTAAGTTGGGTTGTGGTTCCATTTGGTTGCCAGATGGTTGCAAAGCGGTTGACACACTGGATACCAACTCATACCGGCCAAATTTGTTTACCTCGATTGCAGCCTTTTCTGCTTGATAAATCGTAGGGCGGTATCTATCGTTTCGTAGTGTGTTGTTCGCATTCCAGTCTCGGATAACCACAACACCACTATCAAACGGAATGATAAAGCCTTTCGCCACAAGCAACTTTAAATCATCCGTATTGCATCCAACAGACTTTGCAATTTTTCTCGGACTTGAAACGAAACCGTCATCGTCGCCGTGCATGCCCAGATGAAAGTATAAAACCTGTGCGCTGACGGACATCTCCGTAAAATTGTCGGTATCGACCACGTCAAGGCTGAACATTCTACGGCGTGCCATTATAGCGTTTCCTCACTTTCAAAATCCAGCTGGCCTAATGGGATGCCCAACTTGCGGGCAACCGGGGCGATTGCCTTTAGACCATGTTTGCATCTAGCAGCCTGGACGTGGTAAAAGGCGGCCATCTCCTTTTGTGCAGTCTCCGGGTCATCGCTCGGCAGGAAGTAACCACCGTAGCCGCCAGGGGCATATAGGATAATCTCGCCAGCATCACGGGCTCGCATGATCTGGCTGCGCAGTCCGCGCGGAGTAGTCTCTAGTTTAGCGGCCAGTACATCGGCGAGGATTGCGCTTTCGCGGCCATGTCCTAAGAAATCGGTAACTTTCATTTGTAACACCTCCGAAAATGTGGTATACTCGAAGGTGGGAACTGCAATGCAGCGCTCAGCGCTATTTTCCCACCTTGCCGTCTCGGTGTGCCAGCACCGGGGCGGCTTTTTTCTGTTCATATCCCTACCCGGCGGATACCGGGTTGTGTCGGCTCTGCGTCGCCCTGCATCCATGCAGCGAGGCTCGATAAATTCACAAGCACCTTGCGTCCGCACCGGACGCTGCGCACCGTGCCCGCCTTGCAAAGCTGACGAATACGGTAGGCAGGAACGCCAGATTCAGCGGCAGCTTGCGAGATGGTTGCCATACGGGGAAATTCAATTTTTGACATGGTTCTGCCCCTCTCTTTGAGCTTTCATGGCTGCAATAACCTCGTACAAATGGCGTTTTTCGCTTGGCGGAAGTTCTGTACGCAACTTGCGGCTTAGGTTTCCATCATTGATTCCAAGTGCAGCCGCAAGCTCCCACAGCTTGAACCCGTTCGTTGCGACCGCCTCCCGAATTTCGGCGTTAGCCCGATTCATAAAATCACCTCCCAATAAAGACATAACATGCGGTGCACCGTTTGTTATGCTCTTATTTTACACCAAAAAATTGTTGTTGCTTTTGCAAAAAAGTTGTTGTATAATATTATTGAAAGGAAACATTTTTTAAGAAAGTGAGGTTTTAGAAAGGGTGAATATTCGCATCACAGAACAAATTACCACCATCAGGAATGACAATGCACAATGCCAGTGGACAATAAAGACCGAAAACTGCTTTGGTCTTATATACAATTCTTTAGAAAGACATTACCCCAATTTTAATGAGGATGCCATAGTTACAAACTGTATCAACTATATGCGTAACGCAATGACCGGCAAAGATATTCATCCTGCAACATCCTACAAATTGCTTGGACGTGTTGAAAGAGGGCATACATTGCTTTTCTTCCGTGAATACTTTGACGGTAAGGAATCTGTTGCGTTTTCATTGCAAGATGTCGACAAAATTCGCATAGCAAGCCGCATGAAGTCGAACTATCTGCCTGTTAGCATCAATGATACAACAAGTATGGAATTTGACGATTTGACAAACGTTACACAAGTAATGGTAGCGGTGCTTTATTACTATAGCTACTATGGGTTTAAGCTTGTGAAATGTCGCCATTGTGGGCGTTGGTTCGCCACAAAGAGTCTGAAGAACCAGTATTGCAAGCAGATTAGCCCGTGTTGTGGCGAGATTTTGAAGGGCGAAAATAAAAGTTGCGAACAAGCGGTGCGGCAAATTATACAGAACTGTACACGACTCAGAGGTGCCATCCGGACAAAAGCAAGCAATACAGTTTCTGCGCAGCTGCACAGCAGTAAATTTCTATCGGAGTTTGAAAAGGAAAACATTGGATTAGAATGTGCCGCAAGAGAAAGACCGACCGTTGAGAATCTAACTCTATATTACAATTTTTTAAAAAGAACAAACAAAGAGAAAAAGTGGTTAGGAGGTTAAGACTATGGCAAACATAACGAAACGGACAAATAAAGACGGCTCTGTCTCCTACCGCATCAAAGTATCCGCCGGGCAGGGCGCAGATGGTCGGTACGTCTACCGTTCGGCGACGTTTACACCGCCGCCAAAGATGACCGCACGGCAAGAGGCGAAAGCTGTGCAGGAGTTCGCGGACGACTTTGAACGACGTGTTCAAGACGGTCTGTTTACCGCAAACGATTTAACGGTGGACGGTCTTGCCGAACGCTGGATGAGCGACTACTGCGAAAGACAACTAAAGGCATACACGGTGGACGGGTACAGAAAACTGATGCCGCGTGTGTCTGCTGCGCTGGGGCATATCAAGCTGTCGAAACTGCGTCCCGGTCACATTCAGGAGTTTTACAGCCAGTTGGCACAGCCGGGTGTTCGGGAGGATTCCAAGTACAGGGCGCGGGCAGCGTTTGTGGAAGCCTTTCCCAAAGGTACACGGCAAGCGCTGCGGCAAGCCGCCGGGATTTCGGAGCGAACGCTGTCGGAGGCAATGGCAGGACGCAATGTTTCCAAGAGAACTGCCGAGAAAATAGCCAGTGCGGCGGGCTGGGCGTTTACCAGAGCCTTCATCTGCTCCGGCGGCGATACGCTCAGCGCAAACAGTCAGCGACATTATCATTTAATGCTTTCATCCATGTTCAGCACGGCGGTGCGGTGGCAGCTTATGGATGAAAACCCTTGCGATCGTGTCACGCCGCCCAAGCTGGATGAAATCGACGTGGAGTTTTTGGACGAACTGCAAATTGCCACCTTGCTGGAGGCGTTGGGGGATGCGCCTGTGCAGATGTCTGTAATTACGCAGATTGCCTTATTTACGGGCGCCCGGCGGGGCGAAATCTGCGGCTTGCGTTGGTCGGATATAGATTTAGATGCCGGCGTGTTGGCAATCAACCGAAACCTTGCGTATATCCCGCACAAGGGAATGATTTTCGACTATCCCAAAACGAAAAAAAGCCGTCGCTGCATAAGGCTGAGCGACGACTGCGTAGAATTATTGAAAGACTATAAGCAATGGCAAATGCGGGAGCGCATCAAGGTGGGTACTTATTGGCAACGGGAAATCACGGTGGAAGGAGGCAAGCGGGTAAAGAACGATCTGCTGTTTACTAAGCAGGACGGAAACCCGCTTGACCCGAACAAGGTTTCCTCCTGGTTCCCTGAATTTTTGCGGGAGCATAACCTGCCGCCGTGCCGCTTTCATAGTCTGCGCCATTCCAATGCGGCGTTGCTGATTGCGGCACACGTCCCGGCAACAACGGTTGCGGGACGCTTGGGTCATGCGCAGGTTTCTACGACCACAAACATCTATGCCGCTATGATTCGTTCGTCTGATGCGGCGGCAGCGGATGCGCTGGGCAACGTTTTTGAAAGGATTCGCCAGCGGCAAAATATAGGGTGAAAAAGCTGTTTTGAAAAAATTTATGCCCAAATTATGACCATTCGCGTCAAAATGAGTTTGAATACAGACAAAAAGAAATCCCCGACGCATCGAAAAATAACGATGTATCGGGGATTTTCGTTGGAGCTGGTAGCCAGACTTGAACTGGCGACCTGCTGATTACGAATCAGCTGCTCTACCAACTGAGCCATACCAGCACACAAGGGCAACAAGATTATTATACTGATTTTTCGGCATAAGTCAAGTGCCCCGCGGCAAAATTTACGGTTTTGGCCGAGTTTAACGGTTACACTTCCGGGAACGGGAACTTTTCTTTATCGTGGACACTGATGTCGCGGCCAAGCTGGACTTCCATCACTTTCAGTTCGGTGTCGGCCACGATGGTGTGGCGGCTGCCGGCGGGCATCTTCACCACATCCCCTGCCTGCACGGTGGTCTTTACGCCGTCGACGATGGCATAGCCGCGGCCGGAGATGACCGTCCACACCTCATCCCGGCGGGCATGGCTGTGGTAGTTCATACGGTGGCCGGGGTTCAGCGTGATCTTGATGGTCAGGCTTTCGTCCTCCACGTCCAGCACGCGGAAGCTGCCCCAGGACTTCTCGGCAAACATGATCTGCTGGTCGATCTTGTCCACAAAGGGCTTGATGTAGCTGGACTGCTCTTTGTCGGAGACGAGGATGCCCTCGGGACTGGCAGAGACCACCACATCTTTCAGGCCCATGCAGAGCACCGGCACGTCCAGCTCGTTCAGCACATGCACGTTCTCGCAGGCGTCGTTCAAGATGGCTTTGCCGATCTTCGGTTCTTCCATCGCCTCGGTCAGGGTGTTCCAGGTGCCCATGTCCTTCCACTGCCCCGCAAAACGCATGACCTGAATTTTGGACTCGTGCTCGACCACGGCGTAGTCGAAGCTGATCTTGTTCAGCGTTTCGTACTTATTAAAGAGGTCCTGATGGTCGGTGAAGTCGATGAGTTCATGGGCGCGGTCCAGCACGTAGCCCAGGCGGTAGGCAAAGACGCCGCCGTTCCACAGTGCTCCCTGGGCGATGTACTGCTCCGCCGTTTTGGCGTCGGGCTTTTCCTTAAAAGTGCGCACCGGGCTGACGGAGCCAGCACTTTCGGGGATGATGTAGCCGTACTTCTCGCTGGGATAGGTCGGCTCAATGCCCATCAGGGAGAGGTTGGCCCCGCCCTTTTCAGCCAGGTCAGACAGCTGCTTGAGAGCCTCGAAGTAGTCGTTATTGACATAGGGGTCCACCGGGCATACGACGACAGGCTCGTCCGGGCCGACGCCCTTTACATCATGCAGGTAGGCCGTGGCCAGGGCGATAGCCGGGAAGGTATCCCGGCGGCAGGGCTCAACGCAGACGCCCACCGAGTCACCCAGCTGGTTATGGATGGCCGACACCTGGGTCTTGCTGGTGGCGATGGTAACGCTGGCATCCTTGTCCACCTCGGTGATCTGGCGGTAGACGCGCTGGACCATCGACTCGTAGCCGTCGGCGGTCTTGAAAATTTTGATGAACTGCTTGGAGCGGATGTCATTGGACAGCGGCCACAGGCGTTTGCCGGAGCCGCCGGAAAGCAGGATAATATTCATGCAATCTCCTTTTCAACGCTCGGCGCGCATCGGGTTATGCAGGAAGTCCTCGTAGGAAAGGCGCAGGCCGTCTTCCAGCTCGGTCTTGTAGGTCCAGCCCAGCTTGGTAGCTTTGCTGACGTCCAGCAGCTTGCGGGGCGTGCCGTTGGGCTTGGAGGTATCCCACTTGATCTCGCCGGTGTAGCCGACGACCTTAGCCACCAGCTCGGTCAGTTCCTTGATGGTCAGCTCCTTGCCGGTGCCGGCGTTGACGGTCTCGTTGCCGGAGTAGTTATTCATCAGGAAGACGCACAGGTTGGCGAGGTCGTCCACATACAGGAACTCGCGCAGCGGGCTGCCATCGCCCCAGCAGGTGACACTCTCGACGCCGTTGACCTTGGCTTCGTGGAAGCGGCGGATGAGGGCGGGTACCACATGGCTGTGGGTGGGATGGTAGTTATCGTTGGGGCCGTAGAGGTTGGTGGGCATGACGCTGATATAGTCAGTGCCGTACTGGCGGTTCAGGAACTCGCAGTATTTCAGGCCGCTGATCTTGGCCAGGGCGTAGGCCTCGTTGGTCTTTTCCAACTCACTGGTCAGCAGGCAGCTTTCCTGCATGGGCTGGGGCGCCATGCGGGGGTAGATGCAGGAAGAGCCCAGGAATTCCAGCTTTTTGCAGCCGTTCTGCCAGGCGGAGTGGATAGCGTTCATCTCCAGCGTCATGTTGTAGTACATGAAGTCGGCCAGGGCCTCCTGGTTGGCGACGATGCCGCCCACCTTGGCCGCTGCCAAAAAGACATACTCCGGCTTTTCGGCGGCGAAGAAATCCTCCACATCCTGCTGGCGGCAGAGGTCCAGTTCCTTGTGGGTACGGGTGATGATATTGGTATAGCCCTGGCGCTGCAGTTCCCGCACGATGGCGCTGCCCACCATGCCTCGATGCCCGGCTACATAGATCTTTGCGTTTTTCTCCATCATAATTGCATATTCCTCCCGCTTCAGCGCGGCAAAATTTGGAGTGTTACTATACTCCTAATGTAAAATTACTATCCTATTCATTATATTCATTACATTCATCCTATTCATCTTATTCATTAGGCGGCGAAAGGCGGCGAATGTAATGAATAGGATGAATAGAATGAATAGGATAGTGATAATAGTAATTATACTTATTTGATGACACCTTTTTCAAGGTATTCAGCCAGATTGGTCTGGATATGTTCCTCGGCGCGCTCGACGGCGACCTTCTTCATATCGTGGTCGACCATGATCTTGACCAGCTCGGCAAAGGTGGTCTTGGTGGGGTTCCAGCCCAGCTCGCGCTTGGCCTTGCTGGGGTCGCCCCAGAGATTGACAACGTCGGTGGGGCGGTAGAAGTCGGGGCTGACCTCGATGACGACCTTGCCGGTAGCCTTGTCGATGCCCTTCTCATTCATGCCCTCGCCGACAAATTCCAGCTCGATGCCCACATTGTGGAAGGCCAGCTGGCAGAACTCACGCACCGAGTGCTGCTCACCGGTGGCGATGACGAAATCCTCCGGCTTTTTGTTCTGCAAGATCAGCCACATGCACTCGACATAATCCTTGGCGTAGCCCCAATCGCGCAGGCTGGACAGGTTGCCCAAGTAGAGCTTATC is a window encoding:
- a CDS encoding helix-turn-helix domain-containing protein yields the protein MSKIEFPRMATISQAAAESGVPAYRIRQLCKAGTVRSVRCGRKVLVNLSSLAAWMQGDAEPTQPGIRRVGI
- a CDS encoding DUF6076 domain-containing protein, with amino-acid sequence MNIRITEQITTIRNDNAQCQWTIKTENCFGLIYNSLERHYPNFNEDAIVTNCINYMRNAMTGKDIHPATSYKLLGRVERGHTLLFFREYFDGKESVAFSLQDVDKIRIASRMKSNYLPVSINDTTSMEFDDLTNVTQVMVAVLYYYSYYGFKLVKCRHCGRWFATKSLKNQYCKQISPCCGEILKGENKSCEQAVRQIIQNCTRLRGAIRTKASNTVSAQLHSSKFLSEFEKENIGLECAARERPTVENLTLYYNFLKRTNKEKKWLGG
- a CDS encoding tyrosine-type recombinase/integrase, whose amino-acid sequence is MANITKRTNKDGSVSYRIKVSAGQGADGRYVYRSATFTPPPKMTARQEAKAVQEFADDFERRVQDGLFTANDLTVDGLAERWMSDYCERQLKAYTVDGYRKLMPRVSAALGHIKLSKLRPGHIQEFYSQLAQPGVREDSKYRARAAFVEAFPKGTRQALRQAAGISERTLSEAMAGRNVSKRTAEKIASAAGWAFTRAFICSGGDTLSANSQRHYHLMLSSMFSTAVRWQLMDENPCDRVTPPKLDEIDVEFLDELQIATLLEALGDAPVQMSVITQIALFTGARRGEICGLRWSDIDLDAGVLAINRNLAYIPHKGMIFDYPKTKKSRRCIRLSDDCVELLKDYKQWQMRERIKVGTYWQREITVEGGKRVKNDLLFTKQDGNPLDPNKVSSWFPEFLREHNLPPCRFHSLRHSNAALLIAAHVPATTVAGRLGHAQVSTTTNIYAAMIRSSDAAAADALGNVFERIRQRQNIG
- a CDS encoding sugar phosphate nucleotidyltransferase, which gives rise to MNIILLSGGSGKRLWPLSNDIRSKQFIKIFKTADGYESMVQRVYRQITEVDKDASVTIATSKTQVSAIHNQLGDSVGVCVEPCRRDTFPAIALATAYLHDVKGVGPDEPVVVCPVDPYVNNDYFEALKQLSDLAEKGGANLSLMGIEPTYPSEKYGYIIPESAGSVSPVRTFKEKPDAKTAEQYIAQGALWNGGVFAYRLGYVLDRAHELIDFTDHQDLFNKYETLNKISFDYAVVEHESKIQVMRFAGQWKDMGTWNTLTEAMEEPKIGKAILNDACENVHVLNELDVPVLCMGLKDVVVSASPEGILVSDKEQSSYIKPFVDKIDQQIMFAEKSWGSFRVLDVEDESLTIKITLNPGHRMNYHSHARRDEVWTVISGRGYAIVDGVKTTVQAGDVVKMPAGSRHTIVADTELKVMEVQLGRDISVHDKEKFPFPEV
- a CDS encoding GDP-L-fucose synthase, producing the protein MMEKNAKIYVAGHRGMVGSAIVRELQRQGYTNIITRTHKELDLCRQQDVEDFFAAEKPEYVFLAAAKVGGIVANQEALADFMYYNMTLEMNAIHSAWQNGCKKLEFLGSSCIYPRMAPQPMQESCLLTSELEKTNEAYALAKISGLKYCEFLNRQYGTDYISVMPTNLYGPNDNYHPTHSHVVPALIRRFHEAKVNGVESVTCWGDGSPLREFLYVDDLANLCVFLMNNYSGNETVNAGTGKELTIKELTELVAKVVGYTGEIKWDTSKPNGTPRKLLDVSKATKLGWTYKTELEDGLRLSYEDFLHNPMRAER